The stretch of DNA TTGAAGCTTGAGAAGACATCGATCGAAAGGCAGCTCCAAGCTGCCATTGGCGGCGGTGACAGCTCCCTCAACAGGGAAGCGTTCCGTCAGGCGGTGGTGAACACTCTGGAACGGCGTTTGTTCTACATTCCGTCCTTCAAAATCTATCGCGGCGTTGCTGGGCTTTATGATTATGGCCCGCCGGGCTGTGCCGTTAAGTCTAACGTTCTGGCTTTCTGGCGACAGGTAAGCCAAAATCTTTGCCTAGAGAGGAAGATTTATTCACGAATGCTTGAAACGATACGACAGACGTACAATAAAAAGAGCTTCAGCTCTTACTAGTTTAATTAGAATGATAGATAATAATTGACAatatattttgggtttttaAGGTACACAGCAGACACGCATTTCGTTGATGTGCTTGCTTACAATATTCGTCACCTTtccttgatattttttatttcttagaCACAATGCAAGACAATGTTACGGTTTATATTGTGCTGTGCTTCTGGCGTCTGTGTTGGTGGGAGTTAAAAGCGTCttacttgggcaatcaactacgaagCAAAGTGAGATAGTACAAGTCGAGGGAGGACTAGAGGGAGGGCATAAAGCCTTCCTCCGTCCTCGTAGGATCTGGGAAACGAGAGGTTGGGGTAGTTACAGTGACTTGCTGAGGTGTGTTTTGTCCCAATAGGATTTGGTGAACATCGGATAGGTTTCTAATTTCTCCTTCTTGGGCGATGTTCATTAGGGGCTCTCTATTATGGGTTAGGTGTTGTCGTATGCACCCAATGTACTTGGTTtcgcctattgatattaatatatctGGACTTATTCACGTGGCTTGTAGCTACCCTTTAAATTCAATAAAAGAGTgctgaatttttatttattattattttttttgtggtttggtTCATCTAGTCCCGAAAGCTTTTTCTACCtcccgcgggggggggggggggggggggggggggggggggttggggtTGTTAAGGGTCAGTGTTTTTTGGGGATAGAAGAAGAGCCAACCGGATTACTTACCAAAAACAGAAGGAAGAGTCAGAATGAAGCACGATCCATTATTGCACAAAGTTCTATCATTCTGGTGTCTTCACGGGTCTTCAAGTTTTGTATAATCAGTTGCATTTTAAATTACCTCAATTATCAAGTTTACTGGAACTTAAACCAAAGGCAACTCTTTTTAGTGGAAATTATCGACGAACAAAAGCTAATTTGCTCTAGACATGCAAGATTTTTCTAGTGAAGAGCCAGATCGATGCACAGTGCATTGTTAAAGCACACGGTTCTCATCCTTTTCCAGTATCCTCACGAGTCTTCAAATCATCCATAATCAGATTCGTTTTAAATGACCTCAGTATCAAATTTACTAGAACTTAAACCAAAAGGCAACGGTTTTTGCTAGAAATCATATCCAAACAGAACTTAAATTGTGCTAGACCTGCTTAAGATTCACCAGCTAACCAGTGGGAGTCATGAAAAATTCAAAGGTGCAGTAATTCTAAAGCCTCccataaaaaatcaaatcaatcgTCTTGTTTGCTTTTGCAGCATTTTGTGCTTGAGGAAAACATGTTGGAAGTTGACTGCCCATGTGTCACACCTGAGGTGGTCCTGAAGGCATCTGGTCATGTTGACAAATTCACTGACCTTATGGTGAAGGATGAGAAAACTGGGACCTGCTACCGTGCAGACCACTTGCTCAAGGATTTTTGTAACGAGAAGCTTCAGAAAGACCTTAGCATAAGTACAGAGAAGGCAGCTGAACTGAAACATATACTTGCAGTATTGGATGATCTCTCAGCTGAAGAGCTGGGTGCAAAGCTCAAGGAGTATGGCATTACTGCTCCAGATACAAAGAATCCACTGTCTGATCCTTATCCATTCAACTTAATGTTTCAAACCTCAATAGGCCCTTCTGGCTTGAGTCCTGGGTGAGTATTGGATACACGTTCAAATATAGGTGGTATAGGTAATGTCAAAATGCTCAAAGAGTTTGTATAATTGATGTGTTATAAAGCTCTTCTGACTCTGCTGGTCAATTTTGTTCATCTCTtgaatttgtataaaatattattgtactTAATTCTGGTTGTAGAGCTTTTGATTACCTCAATCTGCAGGTATATGCGTCCTGAAACTGCGCAAGGcatatttgttaattttaaggACTTGTATTATTACAATGGGAACAAGCTTCCCTTTGCAGCAGCTCAAATTGGTCAGGCTTTTAGAAATGAGGTGAATTTTCTCCTTGAAAGCTTGAAGTTGCACGTGTGCATGTCTTTGTGCGGTTCAGACTAGAGAGAGAACTAATATGAAAATGCTTTTTCATTTCGACAGATATCTCCTCGCCAAGGCCTTTTGAGAGTCCGTGAGTTTACGCTAGCAGAGATTGAGCACTTTGTTGATCCTGAAAACAAGTTTCATCCAAAATTCTCAGAAGTTGCCAACTGGGAGTTTCTGATGTTCCCAAGAGAAGAACAAATGTCCGGCCATTCTGCAAAGAAAATTCCACTGGGTGAAGCAGTTTCAAGGGTTGGTTTGCAGAATATCTTCTTTTACTTTaccttctctttttgtttttttggttatAGCTTCTTCTCTATGGCTTGCTTGACAAACTATGGTAGATCTTTTTTTGACAATGCTGTGGTTAAATATCTTCCAGGGAATTGTCAACAACGAAACTCTTGGCTACTTCATTGGGAGGGTATATCTCTTCCTAACTCGTCTAGGTATAGACAAAGACCGTTTACGGTTCCGGCAGCATCTTGCAAATGAAATGGCCCACTATGCCGCTGACTGTTGGGATGCTGAGATTGAGTGTTCCTATGGGTGGATTGAATGTGTTGGCATTGCAGATAGGTCTGCCTATGACTTACGTGCTCACTCGGTATGACTTTGATTGATCCTTATTATAGGTTTCTTATGATTAGACTGTAACACAAACATCTACGATTAGACTGTAACACAAGATGTTTTGTTCACTCCAATCACTATTTTGATGAGGTGgaataatatttaagaataatatcGATAGTTTAATTTCATTTTGGCACATTGTTATTGATAAAGCTTGCTAATGGGATATGAGCCTCCTCCATTTTTATTGTAATAAGTAAGAATGCTTGTAAGAATATTTGTTGTCCAGCAGCTAACAAGATATCTGCTATAGTCTCAAGGCATAGAACAACATTCGTGTGGGGTATTAATTAGTTGATGTTTGACAGGAGAAAAGTGGTGTCCCTCTTGTGGCTCAGGAAAAATTCCCAGAACCCAGAGAAGTAGAGGTAGTTCATTTGTTAATTAGCCATAATCACTTTCATTATCAATTCCATAAGCACAAGTGCATGACCTATCTTGCAAGACAACACTCTTTTAATTCACTTGCTTGATGTTGGCTAACGTTACTTTGAATGATGGTGTACAATTCCAGAAACTAGTAATCAATCCAGTGAAAAAAGAGCTGGGTCTTGCATTCAAGGGGAACCAAAAAATGGTGGTCGAAGCTTTGGAGGTAAATATTTAATAGCCATCTTTTGACTTGGCAAGATTTCTAGAAAATGTAATGCCTACAGTAGGTTTACATATCATTTGCTTTCTTCATGTTAGGCAATGAATGAAAAAGAAGCTTTGGAAATGAAGGCTGCTTTAGAATCCAAAGGAGTGAGTGAATTTAATGTGTGCACTCTTGGAAAAAACGTTACCATTAAGAAGAACATGGTTGCAATTTCAAAGGAGATAAAGAAAGAACACCAGAGAGTTTTCACACCGTCTGTAATCGAGCCATCTTTTGGCATAGGGAGGATAATATTTTGCCTCTTTGAACACTCCTTCTATACAAGGCTGAGTAAAGCTGGGGATGAACAATTAAATGTGTTCCGTTTTCCACCTCTTGTAGCACCTATTAAATGCACGGTTTTCCCACTTGTTCAGCAACAACATTATGAGGAGGTGGCAAAAGTCATCTCCCAATCATTGACTACGGCTGGAATCTCACATAAGATTGACATTACAGGTATTTGGTCTTTTCACTAATTTGCTTTGGCTGTTATAAGGGATGATTGGGTCACAGGGTAAATGTGTGAATACTGGGGCCTTGGTATCGGTATGCTCAACCTTCTGTCTCGATGACATTTGTTTATGTACAAGCTGTCCTGTCTTTGTTTTGCAATTACTCCAGTTACCATAGAAAGCTCTGATAGTTTGCCTGAACAAAAACTACAAGATGTAAAATGCTGTCTGATGCACGTATGTATGTGCTTCTTACTGATTATCTACGCTCTTGAATAATGTTTACAGGGACTTCAATTGGTAAACGATATGCAAGAACCGATGAACTTGGTGTACCATTTGCGATCACTGTTGATTCAACATCCTCTGTGACAATCCGGGAGAGGGACAGTAAGGATCAGGTCCGTGTTAGTGTGGAAGAGGCAGCGTCTGTTGTAAAGGAGGTAACCGATGGACGGAGAACATGGGCAGATGTTTGGTCTACTTTCCCCCATCATTCCTCTGGATCCGTTGAGGCAGATGAGTGAAGTTGGATCGTTACGCCGACTCAAACAACCATTAGAGTGACACCTATTTTTTAGATTGTTCAGCCAGACCTTTGCTTCATACATACTGCTGGCAAAtccttttgcattgtgatgctCAACCGTAAGATTTATGGAAAATTATAGGTATGTACCTAGCAGATTCCAGCATGTTCATGTTTCACCTGGCAATGCGCTTTGTACCGTCCAGTGGAAATCAGGGTATCATGCAAGTCAATGCTGCCATTCCTTGCTATGCAACTCGATGGATATTGGGCGACGGGGGAACTTCAGAAAAAGAATTTTACCCGCGAGATGGAAAGTGAATTAACTAGATGACATTACATACCATAAAAATGTTGTAATACGCTTAACTTCAGTATTAGACAGTTCTAATAAATTTCTTTCAGTTAAGCTGTGCACGGCCTTCGAAATTTCCTGTCCTTTTCCCTGAATCAGAGTAGGGGTGAAAACTTACCCCTTCGGTTCGGTTTTTAGGCTAAACCGATGCCGACCGAAAGTTAATTTGTGAGGGAGAAAACTGGCCGAAACCGGTCGACGGGGGGGAGAAACACCGGCTAAAACCGTTGCTTCATTTCTCTGGCGGTTCACGGTCGATTCCCAGACCGAGTTTCCTCTgaaagagtagagagagagagagagagaaaaagaggatGAGAACAGAGAAGAATGCGAAGAAGAAGACGAGAGGAGGAAGACGAAGTTATTTTGAAACAACGCCGTTTGGTTTAAAACCAAACAGCGTCGTtctacttaaattttttttttattcgttatgaattaaacgacgccgtttggtttaataccAAACGCTATCGTttgtgtttaaaacacaatttaagcttaaaacgacgccgtttcacttagACTTAAGTAGAACGGCGTTGTTTTAAgtacagaatatatatatataaaaaaaaaaatagtttatgtaGTCAGCCGGTTCAGCTGTTTGAACCAGATTCGAACCGACGCCGAACTGGCCGATATCGGTTTTCTCTATTTGCTGCCGCACGCCGACCGGTTCTTCACCGGTTTCGGCCGATTCTGAGCTTCGGTGGCCGGTCTGAGTCGGTCTAGGTCGGTTTCTCGGATCTTTGTACAGCCCTAAATCGGAGAAGTGAAAACGTTGTCGTGTCACTCTAGTCGGTGCGAGAGCGGTGGCACAATACTACACGTTGAGTTCCTCCGTGGCGGCATTCTGGGTTCTTATCTTCcgcagtctctctctctctctctctctgtgtttctgGTCGGCGAAAGCGTAGGCAACAACGACATTTGCGAtcaagaaggaaaagaagatgcTGAGAGTTGCAGGGAGGAGACTTTCGTCTATAGCACCGAGGGCAATCCCGGTGTTCCCCATTCGCCATCTCTTTATAGACAACCCCGACTCTGGTACATCCTCCGATGGCTCTTCCAGCCATTCCGGATTTCTGTACCTCATCAGAGGTCACTCCCCGTTTATTCCTATGACTTACATCTGTTTCATTCAAGTATTTACAATATACGTAcgtgtgtatgcatgcatgtatgtttgACCAAGATTTTTGTTCTGCTTCTGAATTAGTTTGCTGTTTAACCTTTCTTTGGTTACTGAGAAAAGACGCAGCAATAACAATGAAGATGTTTACAATGCAATTATCTTCGGATTTGCTGCGGT from Juglans microcarpa x Juglans regia isolate MS1-56 chromosome 3S, Jm3101_v1.0, whole genome shotgun sequence encodes:
- the LOC121257424 gene encoding glycine--tRNA ligase, mitochondrial 1-like, with translation MDASEEILRKTLAEKQSAIEAHGNAVRALKAAGAAKPEIDAAIESLNGLKLEKTSIERQLQAAIGGGDSSLNREAFRQAVVNTLERRLFYIPSFKIYRGVAGLYDYGPPGCAVKSNVLAFWRQHFVLEENMLEVDCPCVTPEVVLKASGHVDKFTDLMVKDEKTGTCYRADHLLKDFCNEKLQKDLSISTEKAAELKHILAVLDDLSAEELGAKLKEYGITAPDTKNPLSDPYPFNLMFQTSIGPSGLSPGYMRPETAQGIFVNFKDLYYYNGNKLPFAAAQIGQAFRNEISPRQGLLRVREFTLAEIEHFVDPENKFHPKFSEVANWEFLMFPREEQMSGHSAKKIPLGEAVSRGIVNNETLGYFIGRVYLFLTRLGIDKDRLRFRQHLANEMAHYAADCWDAEIECSYGWIECVGIADRSAYDLRAHSEKSGVPLVAQEKFPEPREVEKLVINPVKKELGLAFKGNQKMVVEALEAMNEKEALEMKAALESKGVSEFNVCTLGKNVTIKKNMVAISKEIKKEHQRVFTPSVIEPSFGIGRIIFCLFEHSFYTRLSKAGDEQLNVFRFPPLVAPIKCTVFPLVQQQHYEEVAKVISQSLTTAGISHKIDITGTSIGKRYARTDELGVPFAITVDSTSSVTIRERDSKDQVRVSVEEAASVVKEVTDGRRTWADVWSTFPHHSSGSVEADE